The following coding sequences lie in one Vicugna pacos chromosome 5, VicPac4, whole genome shotgun sequence genomic window:
- the SMIM39 gene encoding small integral membrane protein 39, which yields MAKAPQSRRRPAPPGSVLRALLRCNLPPGAQRVVVFAVLALLVLINVVLIFLLAFR from the coding sequence ATGGCCAAGGCCCCGCAGTCCCGGCGCCGCCCCGCGCCGCCCGGGAGCGTCCTGCGCGCCCTGCTGCGCTGCAACCTGCCCCCCGGCGCCCAGCGCGTGGTGGTCTTCGCCGTGCTGGCGCTGCTCGTCCTCATCAACGTCGTGCTCATCTTCCTGCTGGCCTTCCGCTGA